The following proteins are encoded in a genomic region of Drosophila miranda strain MSH22 chromosome 4, D.miranda_PacBio2.1, whole genome shotgun sequence:
- the LOC108162068 gene encoding 2-phosphoxylose phosphatase 1 has product MLLLKELMRLATQHRTFYCYVLLSIWIFLLIAGMYRYMGNVETSSGAGAGFGPSSSGTISSLGDTSSSSYAQRFAKYRVRCAPLGQLQRLDDGGILEGWKLQGVLLVIRHGDRGPMSHVRTTGINCGVGGGTDNLVNRYRSFLHNSSSSASGSNHMYWNKVGPFHGFPLLPATERGCPLGQLTYKGISQFLHVGDIIHQVYAHPLGLLLKPTLNRGAMETTPHTLLNSDEVVVYTTRYRRTFQSALAMLFTLLPADKWLGLNVRESHSMAFCFGECTCAQSALLRKRLQAMGDTQLLKRLDVVEAMQWIGGTLLQHTPNGITNPFEVVDAMLTVLCHEAPLPCRHKKRSPTARPARKNPNQELVDVINIDQDEAAPNLQQEVNNGNMEPESNEGDNGNPSLPQEEDHQEGCVEATHVDTLMSFADELSKRSADHAYYKLSGLLRSYGMIRHIVSYMLKMISGDRTKFVLYSGHDCTMQYLTAALGIAISEGQTIAYASRLAFEVYRSEAHTDYYFRVVYNGRDVTQQIDFCEGGKSLRVTRDSRGNKADLCPIENIIRFLHEDYFAPLNATNFKEACGTTNPPKANEF; this is encoded by the exons ATGTTGCTCCTCAAGGAACTGATGCGTCTGGCCACGCAGCATCGCACCTTCTACTGCTATGTGCTGCTCAGCATTTGGATCTTCCTCCTCATAGCGG GCATGTATCGCTATATGGGCAATGTGGAGACGAGTTCTGGTGCTGGGGCTGGCTTTGGCCCCAGCAGCTCAGGCACAATCAGTTCCTTGGGTGACACATCGTCCTCCTCGTATGCTCAGCGTTTTGCCAAGTATCGAGTGCGTTGTGCTCCGCTTGGACAGCTGCAGCGTTTGGACGATGGCGGCATCTTGGAGGGTTGGAAGCTGCAAGGCGTGCTCCTCGTCATTCGTCACGGGGATCGTGGACCCATGTCGCATGTCCGCACAACAGGCATCAATTGTGGCGTGGGTGGAGGAACGGACAACCTGGTCAACAG ATATCGCAGTTTCCTTCACAATTCGAGCAGCTCTGCTTCGGGTTCGAATCACATGTACTGGAACAAGGTGGGACCCTTTCATGGCTTTCCTCTGCTTCCAGCCACAGAGCGTGGCTGTCCATTGGGGCAACTTACCTACAA GGGCATCTCTCAATTCTTGCATGTGGGTGACATTATTCATCAGGTGTATGCCCATCCCTTGGGTCTGCTCCTCAAGCCGACACTCAATCGCGGGGCTATGGAGACGACACCGCACACGCTGCTCAATTCGGATGAGGTGGTGGTCTACACCACGCGCTATCGTCGAACCTTTCAGTCTGCCCTGGCCATGCTGTTCACCCTGTTGCCAGCGGACAAGTGGCTGGGCCTGAACGTGCGAGAATCCCACAGCATGGCCTTCTGCTTCGGGGAATGCACCTGTGCCCAGTCGGCACTGCTCCGGAAACGACTGCAGGCCATGGGCGACACGCAGCTGCTGAAAAGATTGGATGTTGTGGAGGCAATGCAGTGGATTGGCGGCACCTTGCTGCAGCATACGCCGAATGGAATCACCAATCCCTTTGAAGTTGTGGACGCTATGCTGACGGTTCTGTGCCACGAGGCGCCACTGCCCTGTCGCCACAAGAAACGCAGCCCGACGGCGAGGCCGGCCAGGAAGAACCCCAACCAGGAGCTGGTGGATGTGATCAACATTGATCAGGATGAGGCGGCGCCCAATCTGCAGCAGGAGGTCAACAATGGCAACATGGAACCAGAGTCCAACGAGGGAGACAATGGCAATCCCTCCTTGCCACAGGAGGAGGATCATCAAGAAGGTTGCGTGGAGGCGACCCATGTGGACACCCTGATGTCCTTTGCCGATGAACTGTCCAAGCGTTCCGCCGATCATGCGTACTACAAGCTGTCCGGGCTGCTCCGATCCTACGGAATGATTCGGCACATCGTCAGCTACATGCTCAAGATGATCTCGGGAGATCGCACCAAGTTCGTCCTATACTCCGGCCACGACTGCACCATGCAGTATCTTACAGCGGCGCTGGGAATCGCCATTAGCGAGGGACAGACAATTGCCTATGCCTCGCGGCTGGCCTTCGAGGTGTACCGCAGCGAGGCGCACACAGACTACTATTTCCGGGTCGTCTACAATGGGCGGGATGTCACACAGCAGATCGACTTCTGCGAGGGAGGCAAGAGTCTGCGTGTCACCCGAGACTCGAGGGGCAACAAGGCGGACCTGTGTCCCATCGAGAATATTATTCGCTTCCTGCACGAGGACTACTTTGCACCGCTGAATGCCACCAATTTTAAGGAGGCCTGTGGCACCACCAATCCACCAAAGGCAAACGAGTTCTAG
- the LOC108162067 gene encoding GATOR complex protein MIOS, protein MMSGNIHGLSWFPNFPDKFVSWGQEINLYELRSKDDAPQKSRLPYISVNYLANESRYQYARCVAASYHSHQPIIAVGLADGKIGICNFRDTYDSSWEYTPRQQRMCTCLAWSEMDANILAVGHDRHRSDSCITIWDTERGVPKETANFFGQAESANSLCWDRNHRMLIAGMSQKIIKLFDLRQNNASCQSIPTKTVQGLSVAPNGNDLCSYVDSIIMLWDVRSIKQPLRQIQSSRNHLQIAWCPTRNSLLSSLQRDSSYITLYDIRSVENENSREIYHVKRQISPFPSKYHHSGKFAFVNCLSWHSRDFERALLLADAVNILDFRLPATLHTAHSNRRKLPLLMQRPLYAPASPTSSTATATPTPTQQPTSSCSLNSGSSLDYNGPASHSALNVDFLVPELFELDLVDETRQRALDDYGIKPDNKRFAELHLTPYLRNVWSTLNNVYCDDQLSGLKSALGINLGHTSEALMASSRIESQLLQWPDGINNSNKLVCYKSEQRDHALQLCGWAFELGELERFIDQLYASKEYSRAAMICVFHLKIMHACNILSSAADNMRDPSMYRITVIALSSFNADRCSSTSRNQRSSANMQIQDPHLRAIFSFLTMEKDNFEAVLKEEGVSLSDRMAFACKYLSETKLTDYVKQQIQSAIECGDLNGLLLTGESLDGINILQSYMDTSFDVQTVALVAINYFRQELFSDKRIQYWISSYLDYLNSWGLWEKRAELDIKIEGIRASARSSRTVYLSCNFCGKPVSNALLDEPRPRSTTTSTNRLSSCPSCRKPLPRCSLCLMHMGTMINMSNGETLSTTPEVQGWQTKPFSKWFSWCQTCRHGGHTEHIMQWFKQNSECPVSCCNCRCFDMDGSKPNTLRDIS, encoded by the exons ATGATGAGTGGCAACATACACGGCCTCAGTTGGTTTCCCAACTTTCCCGACAAGTTCGTCTCGTGGGGCCAGGAAATCAATTTGTACGAGTTGCGCAGCAAGGATGATGCCCCACAGAAAA GTCGCCTGCCTTATATATCGGTTAACTATCTGGCCAACGAGTCGCGGTACCAGTATGCCCGATGTGTGGCCGCATCCTACCACAGCCATCAGCCCATCATAGCCGTGGGCTTGGCGGATGGCAAGATTGGGATATGCAACTTTCGGGACACCTACGACAGCAGCTGGGAGTACA CGCCGCGACAGCAGCGGATGTGCACTTGCTTAGCCTGGAGCGAGATGGATGCCAATATACTGGCCGTAGGCCACGATCGCCATCGTTCCGACTCGTGCATAACGATTTGGGACACTGAACGGGGTGTGCCCAAGGAGACGGCAAACTTTTTTGGCCAGGCCGAGTCCGCCAATTCTCTTTGCTGGGATCGCAATCATCGAATGCTCATAGCAGGCATGAGCCAGAAGATTATCAAGCTGTTCGATCTGAGAC AGAACAATGCCTCCTGCCAGAGCATCCCCACAAAGACTGTCCAAGGGCTTTCGGTGGCCCCCAATGGCAATGATCTCTGCAGCTATGTAGACTCCATCATTATGCTGTGGGATGTGCGCTCCATTAAGCAGCCACTACGTCAAATACAATCCTCCAGGAATCATCTACAGATTGCATGGTGTCCCACCAGGAACAGCCTGCTGTCGTCCCTGCAGCGTGACTCGTCCTACATCACGCTCTATGACATTCGCAGTGTGGAGAACGAGAACTCCAGAGAGATCTATCATGTGAAGCGACAGATCAGTCCGTTTCCTTCCAAATATCATCATAGTGGAAAGTTTGCGTTCGTCAATTGCCTTTCCTGGCACTCCCGTGACTTCGAGCGGGCCCTGCTGCTGGCGGATGCTGTGAACATCCTTGATTTTCGACTGCCTGCCACGCTACATACAGCGCATAGCAATCGGAGGAAGCTGCCGCTGCTCATGCAGAGGCCTCTCTATGCTCCCGCTTCGCCCACATCCAgcacggccacggccacgcccacgcccacacaGCAGCCGACGAGCAGCTGTAGCCTGAACAGTGGCAGTTCCCTGGATTACAATGGTCCCGCGTCGCATTCCGCATTGAATGTGGACTTTCTGGTGCCGGAACTCTTTGAACTGGATCTGGTGGACGAGACTCGGCAGCGTGCCCTCGACGATTATGGAATCAAGCCGGATAACAAGAGATTTGCCGAGCTCCATCTGACGCCATATCTGAGGAACGTTTGGTCCACGCTGAACAATGTCTATTGCGATGATCAGTTGTCCGGTTTGAAGTCCGCTTTGGGCATCAATTTGGGTCACACGTCTGAGGCCTTGATGGCCAGCTCTCGCATCGAATCTCAGCTGCTGCAGTGGCCAGATGGCATCAATAATTCCAATAAGCTCGTGTGCTACAAGAGCGAACAGCGTGATCATGCTTTGCAGCTCTGTGGCTGGGCGTTTGAACTGGGCGAACTGGAGCGTTTTATCGACCAGCTGTATGCCAGCAAGGAGTACAGCCGTGCGGCCATGATCTGTGTGTTCCATTTAAAGATAATGCATGCCTGCAATATCCTGTCCTCTGCGGCGGACAACATGAGGGACCCCAGCATGTACAGGATCACAGTGATTGCGCTGTCCAGCTTCAATGCGGATCGCTGTAGTTCTACATCGCGCAATCAACGCTCCAGTGCAAATATGCAGATACAGGATCCACATCTAAGGGCAATTTTCTCGTTCCTCACGATGGAAAAGGACAACTTTGAGGCTGTGCTCAAAGAAGAAGGCGTCTCGCTGTCCGATCGTATGGCATTTGCATGCAAATATCTGTCGGAGACCAAGCTGACGGACTATGTGAAGCAACAGATACAGTCGGCCATCGAATGCGGTGATCTCAATGGACTGCTGCTCACCGGAGAGTCGCTCGATGGCATAAACATACTGCAGTCGTATATGGATACCAGTTTTGATGTACAGACTGTGGCCCTGGTGGCCATCAATTACTTCCGACAGGAGCTTTTCTCGGACAAACGCATACAGTACTGGATCTCGAGCTATTTGGACTACCTCAACAGCTGGGGTCTGTGGGAGAAACGTGCCGAGCTTGACATCAAAATTGAGGGCATACGGGCGTCGGCGCGCAGCTCGCGAACCGTTTATCTGTCGTGCAACTTCTGTGGCAAGCCCGTGTCGAATGCCCTGCTGGACGAGCCACGTCCGCGGAGCACCACGACCAGCACAAATCGCCTGTCGTCCTGCCCCAGCTGCCGCAAGCCCCTGCCACGCTGCTCGCTCTGTCTGATGCACATGGGAACGATGATTAACATGAGCAATGGCGAGACGCTCAGCACCACGCCAGAGGTGCAGGGCTGGCAAACGAAGCCATTTTCGAAGTGGTTCTCTTGGTGCCAGACGTGTCGACATGGCGGTCACACCGAGCACATAATGCAGTGGTTCAA ACAAAACTCTGAATGTCCCGTCTCTTGCTGCAATTGTCGGTGCTTTGATATGGATGGCAGCAAGCCAAATACGCTAAGAGACATTTCCTAG
- the LOC108162071 gene encoding uncharacterized protein LOC108162071, which produces MAAEYVPLASFANIPSAVEFDANEEFQKQTHQQKLDKPFLGFRKRSYVRPSVKMDTTRERELLKTLLVDKSSSFSNSTIPDCICYRDLASLTDEDLQLFGFKPEQHRAEMLQIFAEMGNQDPSYDYLCNSEMAKEYNSQIIGKATEHTMALCSSFENANSRMKMMPVEDLVVGDKRYASRFALETLEQMSKDLKKIEKTVNELQKIDDNQANGGTKKKKLKFVTCVYYAAMALGLSCAWFWWWSKHNGSARLDRISLST; this is translated from the exons ATGGCCGCGGAATATGTGCCATTAGCATCCTTTGCTAATATTCCCTCTGCCGTTGAATTTGACGCCAACGAGGAATTCCAAAAGCAAACCCATCAACAGAAGCTGGACAAACCATTTTTGGGCTTCAGGAAGCGTTCCTACGTGAGGCCTAGTGTCAAGATGGATACAACGCGTGAACGGGAGTTACTCAAGACGCTGTTGGTGGAtaagtccagcagcttttcgAACAGCACCATACCCGATTGCATCTGCTACCGCGACCTAGCCTCGCTGACCGACGAGGATCTGCAATTATTTGGTTTCAAACCGGAGCAGCACCGCGCCGAGATGCTGCAAATATTTGCCGAAATGGGCAACCAGGATCCCAGCTATGATTACCTTTGCAATTCGGAAATGGCCAAAGAATACAACTCTCAGATCATAGGCAAAGCCACAGAACATACCATGGCGCTGTGTTCCTCCTTTGAGAACGCCAATTCCAGGATGAAAATGATGCCCGTGGAAGATCTTGTTGTCGGGGATAAGCGCTATGCCAGTCGCTTTGCACTGGAGACATTGGAACAGATGTCCAAGGATCTAAAGAAGATTGAGAAAACTGTCAATGAGTTGCAGAAGATAGATGATAACCAGGCCAATGGAGGCACCAAGAAG AAAAAGTTAAAATTCGTCACTTGCGTTTACTATGCAGCCATGGCTTTGGGCTTGTCCTGTGCCTGGTTTTGGTGGTGGTCCAAGCATAATGGATCTGCACGACTCGACAGGATCTCGCTATCGACTTGA
- the LOC108162076 gene encoding uncharacterized protein LOC108162076 — MFGNPYLKSLLWLVSFGGIGYGLMLLTEPNAEKIERIKASTRGHPNQTDDEKKKALFMKRLQEAASTSAPIYRTPTGDKRD, encoded by the coding sequence ATGTTTGGCAACCCGTATTTAAAGTCCCTGCTGTGGCTTGTGTCTTTCGGGGGCATTGGCTATGGCCTGATGCTGCTGACCGAACCAAATGCCGAGAAAATTGAGCGTATAAAAGCCTCTACCCGTGGTCATCCAAACCAAACCGACGATGAGAAGAAGAAGGCATTGTTTATGAAGCGTTTGCAGGAGGCGGCCAGCACCAGTGCACCAATATACAGGACACCAACAGGGGACAAAAGAGACTAG
- the LOC108162074 gene encoding protein C10, whose amino-acid sequence MSYLSNFNNENAKQILMDIIRCVNQPDNSKKLSEAKASAGKEMMLMMQHVFPLVMQLQLEVIKSHGFPGNREGLVQFSQLIREMERDDMEIARLRSQIRAIYLPPIAINTTNDILI is encoded by the coding sequence ATGTCGTATTTGTCCAACTTCAACAACGAGAATGCCAAGCAAATACTCATGGACATCATCCGGTGTGTGAATCAGCCGGACAACTCGAAAAAGTTATCCGAGGCCAAGGCATCCGCTGGCAAGGAGATGATGCTAATGATGCAGCACGTCTTCCCACTGGTcatgcagctgcagctggaggTAATCAAGAGCCATGGCTTTCCCGGCAACCGCGAGGGCCTGGTGCAGTTCTCGCAGCTCATACGGGAAATGGAACGCGATGATATGGAAATTGCACGCCTGCGCAGTCAGATTCGGGCCATCTACCTTCCGCCCATAGCTATAAATACCACAAATGATATACTGATTTAA
- the LOC108162072 gene encoding ubiquitin carboxyl-terminal hydrolase, producing the protein MSTWTPLESNPEVLTKYIHKLGVSPAWSVNDVIGLDEEMLEFIPRPVKAFILLFPCSEAYEKHRAEEHERIKDVKEQHPDDLFYMRQFTHNACGTVALIHSVANNKEVDVTGGVLKKFLEKTAALSPEERGSALEHDTEFTADHQALAQEGQTNADEHESVIHHFIALVNKDGTLYELDGRKSFPIKHGKTTEETFVSDAAKVCKEFMARDPTEVRFTVLALTAAQD; encoded by the exons atgtCGACCTGGACGCCACTTGAATCCAACCCCGAG GTGCTGACCAAGTACATACACAAGCTAGGCGTGTCGCCTGCCTGGTCGGTGAATGACGTCATTGGTCTGGACGAAGAAATGCTCGAGTTTATTCCGCGTCCAGTGAAGGCTTTCATATTGCTCTTTCCATGCAGCGAGGCT TATGAGAAACATCGTGCAGAGGAGCATGAGCGCATCAAGGATGTGAAGGAGCAGCATCCCGACGATCTGTTCTACATGCGCCAATTCACTCACAATGCTTGCGGCACTGTGGCCCTCATCCATAGCGTGGCCAATAACAAGGA AGTGGATGTAACTGGGGGAGTTCTGAAGAAGTTCCTGGAGAAAACCGCCGCTTTGTCGCCAGAGGAGCGTGGCTCTGCTTTGGAGCACGATACCGAGTTTACAGCCGACCATCAGGCCTTGGCTCAAGAGGGCCAGACCAATGCCGACGAGCATGAGAGTGTGATCCATCATTTTATTGCATTGGTGAACAAAGATGGCACCCTCTACGAGCTCGATGGACGCAAATCGTTTCCCATCAAGCATGGCAAGACCACGGAGGAGACCTTTGTGAGCGATGCGGCCAAGGTGTGCAAAGAGTTTATGGCCCGTGATCCCACCGAAGTACGTTTCACAGTCTTGGCCTTGACTGCTGCGCAGGATTAG
- the LOC108162075 gene encoding protein CEBPZOS, with protein sequence MLPKTPKPALWRFIKGSAKTLFVVEAVCFAASYGVYYRMNTNREFRQHIHENYPFVLDYYYKIGEIVGDNKARQSDASYWSTLKKSD encoded by the exons ATGTTGCCGAAAACACCCAAGCCTGCACTTTGGAGATTCATCAAGGGAAGCGCCAAGACTCTGTTTGTAGTGGAGGCGGTTTGTTTTGCTGCCAGCTACGGCGTGTATTACCGCATGAACACGAATCGAG AATTCCGCCAGCATATCCACGAGAACTATCCCTTTGTGCTTGATTACTATTACAAAATCGGCGAGATCGTAGGCGACAACAAGGCCCGTCAGTCGGACGCCAGCTACTGGAGCACCTTGAAGAAAAGCGACTAA
- the LOC108162073 gene encoding uncharacterized protein LOC108162073, which yields MSKTKKSPQKQSETDIRTTSLTPVRYLDSPRLQSPTSHDATLGTCKTRLETLVKQLQDNYAKWQLAQQRGTAICYAIEAKKTKCLEKSEDDDSISTAYPDDLILPCNKLAIIASIFGDIANNTRETLRQLLALTKLPGAAADTIFYRSWRLSQFVAFTRELAERYEEEALVKIQVSENIAHCTRRSDLIAHTSLWEYPEHVDAYVKLGFLLLAEELSLK from the exons ATGAGCAAAACAAAGAAATCGCCACAGAAACAAAGCGAAACAGATATAAGAACTACATCTTTAACACCAGTGCGAT ATCTGGACAGCCCGCGCCTGCAATCTCCCACAAGTCACGATGCCACCTTGGGCACCTGCAAAACGCGTCTGGAAACGTTGGTGAAACAACTTCAGGATAACTATGCAAAATGGCAGCTAGCCCAGCAGCGGGGCACTGCCATCTGCTATGCCATTGAGGCCAAGAAGACCAAGTGCTTGGAGAAAAGCGAGGATGATGACAGCATCAGCACTGCCTATCCAGACGACCTGATCCTCCCGTGCAACAAGTTGGCCATCATTGCTTCGATCTTCGGGGACATTGCCAACAACACACGCGAAACGCTGAGGCAGCTGCTTGCGCTAACAAAACTACCTGGCGCGGCGGCAGACACCATATTCTATCGCTCCTGGCGGCTGTCGCAGTTTGTGGCCTTTACCCGAGAACTCGCGGAGCGATACGAAGAGGAGGCGCTGGTCAAGATACAGGTTTCAG AGAATATTGCTCATTGCACGCGGAGAAGCGATCTGATAGCACATACATCTCTCTGGGAGTATCCGGAGCATGTCGATGCCTACGTTAAATTGGGATTTCTACTGCTGGCCGAGGAACTAAGCTTAAAATAA
- the LOC108162069 gene encoding tudor and KH domain-containing protein homolog, producing MLRNTPFGGTPTYKLILGLGLCSLGGAMLYAYFKNRSDEEEQDEARNRIELEQQQQQITKEIVLKIVVDNEHVPLIMGRGGANMKLMEEKTSAKIRLRDKDSEHKYCDISGVPDAVKAARVMLVREIERAPIVKVELQVPQRLASKLYGRGGEIIQEIGRNSLAKITIDPNGRNGKAKITIVGNQKQVNIARKLLDDQIEEDEELLRSVEDVEQRREPRRSPTNSMASSIYSSQTSLSSMQPRDKLMAARGDDKPMEVYVSAVASPTKFWVQLVGPQSKKLDDMVKEMTNYYSSSENRAKHVLTAPYVGQIVAAVFKFDQKWYRAEIVDIMPNQYNPQEQVIDLYFVDYGDSEYISPADICELRTDFLTLRFQAVECFLANVKSTISNEPNTWQKSSIAKFEEMTEVAHWRKLIARVVTYKERPKVTAGGNAATREGTPLPGVELFDPAEGADLNIGDLMIAHGFALPLDDAYPVRSRSSTPSNQSDSTIEELCASITPVTPLSPMSMSITNDADSISTTAAEDTHFAQQLEHLQHKLNGNDMASINPIKLTATDNQNGNNNNSPTTNGNAMH from the exons ATGTTACGCAATACTCCTTTTGGTGGCACGCCCACATATAAATTGATATTGGGCCTGGGACTCTGTTCCCTGGGAGGTGCCATGCTGTATGCGTACTTTAAGAATCGCAGCGATGAGGAGGAACAAGACGAGGCTAGGAATCGGATAGaactggagcagcagcagcagcagattaCAAAGGAAATTGTATTGAAAATCGTAGTGGATAATGAGCATGTGCCGCTGATTATGGGACGCGGCGGAGCCAATATGAAGCTGATGGAGGAAAAGACCTCGGCCAAGATAAGATTACG CGACAAGGACAGTGAACACAAATATTGCGACATTAGCGGCGTACCAGACGCCGTAAAGGCAGCCCGTGTGATGCTTGTACGCGAAATCGAGCGTGCACCCATTGTTAAAGTGGAGCTGCAAGTGCCACAGCGGCTGGCTAGCAAACTGTACGGACGGGGCGGCGAGATCATCCAGGAGATTGGCCGCAATTCGTTGGCCAAGATCACGATCGATCCGAATGGACGGAATGGCAAGGCCAAGATCACAATTGTGGGCAATCAGAAGCAGGTGAATATTGCCCGCAAACTACTGGACGATCAGATCGAAGAGGATGAAGAACTTCTGCGCTCCGTGGAGGACGTGGAGCAGCGCCGTGAACCACGCCGTTCGCCCACCAATAGCATGGCCTCCAGCATATACTCCTCGCAGACATCGCTCAGCTCCATGCAGCCGCGTGACAAACTGATGGCTGCCCGTGGCGATGACAAGCCCATGGAGGTGTATGTCTCCGCTGTGGCCTCGCCCACTAAATTCTGGGTGCAGCTGGTGGGCCCGCAGTCGAAGAAACTCGATGACATGGTCAAGGAGATGACCAATTATTATAGCAGTTCAGAAAACCGAGCCAAACATGTCCTGACAGCCCCTTATGTGGGTCAGATTGTGGCCGCTGTGTTTAAATTTGATCAGAAATGGTATCGTGCCGAGATTGTCGACATTATGCCAAATCAATACAATCCCCAAGAGCAGgtgattgatctttattttgTGGATTATGGAGATAGCGAGTATATCTCCCCAGCGGATATCTGTGAACTGCGCACGGATTTCCTAACACTCAG ATTCCAAGCGGTGGAATGCTTTTTGGCCAATGTCAAGTCCACCATTAGCAATGAGCCAAATACATGGCAAAAATCATCGATAGCAAAGTTTGAGGAGATGACAGAGG TGGCCCACTGGCGTAAGCTAATAGCCCGCGTCGTTACCTACAAGGAGCGTCCCAAGGTGACGGCTGGAGGGAATGCAGCCACCCGTGAGGGCACACCATTGCCAGGAGTAGAGCTGTTCGATCCCGCAGAGGGAGCTGATTTAAACATAGGTGATTTGATGATCGCGCATGGCTTTGCTCTGCCCCTAGATGATGCATATCCGGTGCGTTCACGTTCCAGCACGCCCTCAAATCAAAGTGATTCAACGATTGAGGAGCTGTGTGCCAGCATAACGCCTGTGACGCCACTCTCACCCATGTCGATGTCAATTACAAACGATGCCGATAGCATCTCCACCACAGCGGCGGAAGATACACatttcgcccagcagcttgaGCACCTGCAACACAAACTGAATGGCAATGACATGGCCAGCATAAATCCTATCAAACTCACGGCGACAGACAATCAGAATGGCAATAATAACAATTCGCCCACCACAAACGGGAATGCAATGCACTAG